One genomic window of Gossypium hirsutum isolate 1008001.06 chromosome D11, Gossypium_hirsutum_v2.1, whole genome shotgun sequence includes the following:
- the LOC107912433 gene encoding DAR GTPase 3, chloroplastic, giving the protein MTLQLSGRWFLPCPHVSTHSIQCRTSPYPNPKFPQTRALSATASLFSPPPAIQIVGGKTPTWRENGSVTEAVDDEIDWAEMDADLYYWTRALRPVQWYPGHIAKTEKELKEQLKLIDVVIEVRDARIPLSTTHPQMDLWLGNRKRILVLNREDMISTADRNAWAMHFSRQGTKVVFSNGQLGMGTMKLSRLAKSLAAGVNVKRRAKGLLPRPVRAGIVGYPNVGKSSLINRLLKRRMCPAASRPGVTRELKWVRFGKDLELLDSPGILPMRISDQAAAIKLAICDDIGERSYDVADVAAILVQMLAKLPTVGMKALQNRYKIDVDGQCGKMFIEKLALRLFNGDVHQAAFRVLSDFRKGKFGWVALERPR; this is encoded by the exons ATGACTTTACAGCTATCAGGACGATGGTTTCTGCCGTGTCCGCATGTCTCCACTCACTCAATTCAATGCCGAACCTCTCCATACCCAAACCCCAAATTTCCTCAAACGAGAGCTCTCTCAGCCACAGCTTCTCTCTTCTCGCCTCCACCCGCCATTCAG ATTGTGGGTGGAAAAACACCAACATGGCGTGAAAACGGGAGTGTGACTGAGGCGGTTGACGATGAAATTGATTGGGCTGAAATGGATGCTGATCTTTACTACTGGACCAGGGCACTGCGTCCAGTCCAG TGGTATCCTGGGCATATTGCAAAAacagaaaaagaattaaaagagcAACTCAAGTTAATAGATGTGGTTATAGAAGTACGAGATGCTAGAATTCCTTTATCGACCACACATCCTCAG ATGGATTTATGGCTTGGTAATCGAAAGAGGATTTTGGTTTTGAACCGGGAAGACATGATATCCACTGCAGATAGGAATGCTTGGGCAATGCATTTCTCAAGGCAGGGAACCAAAGTTGTCTTCTCAAATGGGCAACTTGGAATG GGGACTATGAAGCTTAGTCGATTGGCAAAGTCTTTAGCAGCAGGAGTAAATGTTAAACGTAGAGCCAAAGGTCTCCTTCCTCGTCCG GTTCGAGCTGGAATAGTTGGGTACCCAAATGTTGGGAAGTCATCTTTGATCAACCGTTTGCTAAAACGAAGAATGTGCCCAGCTGCTTCCAGACCTGGAGTTACAAGAGAACTGAA ATGGGTTCGGTTTGGGAAAGATCTTGAGTTGCTGGATTCTCCTGGGATACTCCCAATGCGAATTAGTGATCAAGCAGCGGCAATAAAGCTTGCCATTTGTGATGACATTGGAGAGAGGTCATATGACGTTGCTGATGTTGCTGCCATTCTTGTGCAGATGTTAGCAAAACTTCCAACAGTAG GGATGAAAGCTCTTCAAAACCGCTACAAGATCGATGTGGATGGTCAGTGCGGTAAAAT GTTCATTGAGAAGTTAGCCCTTCGATTGTTCAATGGGGATGTCCACCAAGCAGCCTTTCGTGTCCTGTCTGATTTTCGAAAAGGGAAGTTTGGTTGGGTTGCACTGGAAAGACCTAGATAA
- the LOC107912434 gene encoding cyclin-P3-1 has protein sequence MGTLAIDNEDLDSDIYLALGLKRLGKGAIGTPRILTLLSSLLEKSVQKNEMQIETVSAKVNIAIFHGLRVPTISIRQYIDRIFKYARCSPSCFLVAYIYLDRFGQQTDVQLTSRNVHRLLITSVMVAAKFIDDTYFNNAYYARVGGISTAELNRLEMKFLLSLDFRLQVSINTFQRYCLQLQKEGNQVERPIRACGIKESWPSKSDTQCAPTIAR, from the exons ATGGGAACTCTTGCAATTGACAACGAGGATTTGGATTCGGATATATACCTTGCTTTGGGGCTCAAAAGATTAGGTAAAGGAGCTATTGGTACTCCACGGATTTTAACACTTCTTTCTTCACTCCTTGAGAAATCTGTCCAAAAGAATGAGATGCAAATAGAGACAGTGAGCGCTAAAGTCAACATTGCAATCTTCCATGGCTTAAGAGTTCCCACCATAAGCATTCGACAATATATTGATCGAATCTTCAAGTATGCTCGGTGCAGTCCTTCCTGCTTTCTTGTTGCATACATTTACTTGGATAGGTTCGGTCAACAAACTGATGTGCAGTTGACTTCCCGTAATGTTCATCGGCTCCTTATTACCAGTGTTATGGTGGCAGCAAAATTTATTGATGACAC GTATTTCAACAATGCATATTATGCCCGAGTGGGAGGAATAAGCACAGCTGAATTGAACAGGTTGGAGATGAAATTTTTGCTTAGTCTAGATTTTAGACTTCAAGTGAGCATCAATACGTTTCAAAGATACTGTTTACAGCTCCAAAAGGAAGGGAATCAAGTTGAACGGCCTATCCGAGCTTGTGGGATTAAAGAGAGTTGGCCCAGCAAAAGTGATACGCAGTGTGCTCCCACAATTGCAAGATGA